Within the Campylobacter sp. CNRCH_2014_0184h genome, the region TACTGGAAGATAAATAAAATCAGGTTTTAAATTTTTAATTTGTGAAAGAATAGCTTTAAAGTCTTTATCGCCTGCTGTGATTCTAAATTTATCTAAAATTTTTCCACCTTGCTTGCTAAATTCTTTTTCAAAGGCTCTAGTTAAACCCAAAGAATAATCCGCGCTTTGATCGCTAATTATCACAGCTTTAGTATAGTTAAGTTTATTTTTTATATAATTAGCTAAAGATGAGCCTTGGAAGCTATCCATAAAACAAACTCTACTAGCATATAATTTTTTATTTAAAATTTTATCAGCAGTAGCTGCAGGAGCAACCACTGGGATCTTTTTTTCTTCGCCAATTCTTATCACTTGTAAAGTATTAGCTGTTAGCATTTCACCAATTAGCGCATAAGCTTTGTTTTGTGAAACTAATCTTGTGCTAGCATTGGCACTTTCTATTTTATCACCTTTTGTATCTACTACTACTAAATTTACTTTATCTCCATTACTTAGAGTGTTTTTCATGGAATTTGCAATTTTCACTCCATCTAAAGCACTTTGTCCATATGCTGCCGTAGAACCTGTTAGAGGTAAAACTACGCCAATGTTGATTTCTTTTGCTTGTATAATATTGCAAGCTATGACAGATAATATAGCTATACTAATTTTTTTCATAGTTTACCTTTCAAGGATTGATAATAGTTTTATATACTTGTTTTTGATCTTGTATTTCTTTTATAATTACAGAACGACTCGCATTACCACTAGCATCTATGCTTATAATCCCACCCACACCTTCAAAATTACTGGTTGAGTGAATTTTTTCATTAATGCATTGTGCATTAAGATTGCTAGCGCATTCATTCATTGCATTTACCATTACATAATAAGCATCAGCTCCCATAGCAGAAAATGCTGGAAGCTCTTTGGTGCCATGATCTTTTTCATAAGCATTGATGAAATTTTTAGATAAAGTTGTTGGAGGATTGTTATAATCAAAACTATCAGTAAATACTACTCCATTTACAGCATCACCACCAAGCTCAATAAATGTTTTATTGTTTACCCCATCTCCTGCGCTTAAGAGTTTGTTAAATCCAACTGCTTTTGCTTGTCTTGCTATTAAGGCAGCTTCTGGGTGATAAATTGGCATATAAACAAAGTCTGGATTGATACTTTTAAGTTGAGAAACAATAGCTTTAAAGTCTTTATCGCCTGAAGAAATGGTTAATTTTTTAAGTACTTTTCCACCATTTTGCTTAAATTCTTTTTCAAAAGCTCTTGCTAGACCCAATGAATATACATTGCTTTGATCAACTATAACAACCACGCTTTTTAAATTTAAATCTTTGTAGGCATAATTAGCAAATTTATCTCCTTGAAAGCTATCCATAAAACAAACTCTACTAGCATAGCTTTTTTTGTCTAAAAGCTTATCGCCTGAGGCAACTGGAGCTATAGCAGGAACTTTTCTTTCTTCGGCTATGGATAAAACTTGCATAGTATTTGGTGTAACAGCTTCGCCTATAAGCCCCAAAACTTTATCTTGAGAGATAAGTCTAGTAGTAGCATTTGCTGCCTCTATTTTATCACCTTTAGTATCAATAGCTATAATTTTAATACTATCTCCATTTTTTAAATTTGGATTTAAAGTATTGGCTAGTTTAATGCCCTCATATACATCATTACCATAGGCTGCTAAAGCGCCAGTAAGCGGCAAAACAACCCCTATTTTTACCTCTGCAGCATAAATTGAACTAGCACAAAGTAAGCTAGCTAACAGTAGATTTTTTTTCATGAAAACTCCTTTTTGTTATTTTAAAAATGTATTGTGTTTAGTTTTTGGTGCTGGCTCTTCTTCTAAAAGATCTTTTTGATTAAGCTCTATAGAAAAATTTTGTCCTTTTAAATAAGCTATGATGTGGTTCATATCACTATCACTTAATTTTTTAGCATACAAACTCATTTGGATATTATCGCTTGATTGATTTTTAAAATATCCATTAGCATAATCTTTCAAAGCACCTTTGAT harbors:
- a CDS encoding c-type cytochrome, whose protein sequence is MLRLFIVSVLFFNSLLAFNVKSLFTYTFNDNISYDLGKAKEIYFKNKCNTCHGENGEKNSYGKRALKDLSPEEIKGALKDYANGYFKNQSSDNIQMSLYAKKLSDSDMNHIIAYLKGQNFSIELNQKDLLEEEPAPKTKHNTFLK
- a CDS encoding ABC transporter substrate-binding protein translates to MKKNLLLASLLCASSIYAAEVKIGVVLPLTGALAAYGNDVYEGIKLANTLNPNLKNGDSIKIIAIDTKGDKIEAANATTRLISQDKVLGLIGEAVTPNTMQVLSIAEERKVPAIAPVASGDKLLDKKSYASRVCFMDSFQGDKFANYAYKDLNLKSVVVIVDQSNVYSLGLARAFEKEFKQNGGKVLKKLTISSGDKDFKAIVSQLKSINPDFVYMPIYHPEAALIARQAKAVGFNKLLSAGDGVNNKTFIELGGDAVNGVVFTDSFDYNNPPTTLSKNFINAYEKDHGTKELPAFSAMGADAYYVMVNAMNECASNLNAQCINEKIHSTSNFEGVGGIISIDASGNASRSVIIKEIQDQKQVYKTIINP
- a CDS encoding ABC transporter substrate-binding protein; amino-acid sequence: MKKISIAILSVIACNIIQAKEINIGVVLPLTGSTAAYGQSALDGVKIANSMKNTLSNGDKVNLVVVDTKGDKIESANASTRLVSQNKAYALIGEMLTANTLQVIRIGEEKKIPVVAPAATADKILNKKLYASRVCFMDSFQGSSLANYIKNKLNYTKAVIISDQSADYSLGLTRAFEKEFSKQGGKILDKFRITAGDKDFKAILSQIKNLKPDFIYLPVYYTEASLFARQAKAMGINIPMGSADGVADETFINLAQDATEGYLFTDSFDYNNPPTQLSKDFILAYEKEKQSKEVPNFTAMGADAYFVIFEAMQKCVNDFNSECINNNIHATSKFEGVSGVINIDKTGNATRSIVIKSIENQKQIYKDTILP